The Streptomyces sp. NBC_00670 genome window below encodes:
- a CDS encoding glycosyl hydrolase: MPDTPDSTVTPGTHDGDGLSRRTFVAATGATGALLALGVPATAAHAAPAGAATAHIPGTFRAKDFADPRKDSRPTVYWYWNGPVTPELVDRQLADLRSKGMYEVILFSFDNDQMRPVFFTEEWFDIVGHTLEEARRTGMRVWLFNDDHFPSGRAGEYIVKGGTVGSRTYAPRPDLRLKALWRSTTVVEGPARVDLRRSTGVGVEAGHLVADAGILDGAAVLRGSDTWTDCTITASAKAEYTGAGLVVRASADGRNGYGVTFDQTGVVTVQRLAAGKDPVELLRSTRTDGFNKTKYHTVVVTVRGEGLSVTLDGRDKGTVTDTAYAAGGVGVRAVSAQRSLWDSLTVTAADGATLHTSTFDTSAAAGDFPDRAPVDGTPAPAAAAARPVGSTDADDVVDLTGKLDGSHIWQAPEGRWQIDLFGGIPLVDDSQGYSRSYVDLLDDEPVELFLDIVPGEYHRRFHRYFGTVVPGFWDDEPFFASAQAHFNRLPWSPTLERALSDVGTTPGLAYASAFDDLGRDGRIARGRYWQAVSNRFATYFEKQSRWYDKRGVALITNPLYDETSPAKRIPSTGDLHKVHQWAQVPGGDIITAEYVLGEQNMIARSPSSVAHQMGRERALLEMFGNMGWQVTPAFVHATVGAQATRGINLTVLHALWTDETLVYFPPPFGPRAPWWWAMRPLAEWIGRVMEVSRGTSGVRTALLQPQRAAEQTTTGTDAQGPVDSALTDAAYALERAQVDFDLLHEGALTGDKALLAHARVSGGRLAVGDARYDLVVLPTTPVLDVAGVSLLRDFVRAGGTVVAVGSLQDEEANGKDRSLTHALADLFGDGLPGSRTLGRGRAVRVTGTDTLGAAAQAAGAAVAVLDPAREAVRAVRVHRGKDTAFLFNNESGERVETVATLPVTGAPELWDPATGETRPAPVYRDGKSGLKVPLALEAYQTAVVVVPHTGHTVPHLTDSPLPVLGVQRHGTTLRATVEATAPGEHRLTGTDGHRTYRGTVRVDDALDPVTVEGDWTFTFEKDAATPVTAPLGTWTDHDRLFSGSGTYAKDIDLTAAQLTGRRVLLDLGDVREVALVTVNGEELPALLWAPFTADITDQVKAGRNTVTVRVANTLSNERNKPIPSGLLGPVAVRFARRVTAELRRD, translated from the coding sequence ATGCCCGACACCCCCGACAGCACCGTCACCCCCGGGACGCACGACGGAGACGGTCTGTCCAGACGCACCTTCGTCGCCGCGACCGGCGCCACCGGCGCCCTGCTCGCCCTCGGCGTCCCCGCGACGGCCGCGCACGCCGCCCCCGCCGGGGCGGCCACCGCGCACATCCCGGGCACCTTCCGCGCCAAGGACTTCGCCGACCCCCGCAAGGACAGCCGGCCCACCGTCTACTGGTACTGGAACGGCCCCGTCACCCCCGAACTCGTCGACCGGCAACTCGCCGACCTGCGCTCCAAGGGCATGTACGAGGTCATCCTCTTCTCCTTCGACAACGACCAGATGCGGCCGGTGTTCTTCACCGAGGAGTGGTTCGACATCGTCGGCCACACCCTGGAGGAGGCCAGGCGCACCGGTATGCGGGTGTGGCTGTTCAACGACGACCACTTCCCGAGCGGCCGCGCGGGCGAGTACATCGTCAAGGGCGGCACCGTCGGCTCCCGCACCTACGCGCCCCGCCCCGACCTGCGCCTGAAGGCACTGTGGCGCTCCACCACCGTCGTCGAGGGCCCCGCCCGCGTCGACCTGCGCCGCAGCACGGGGGTCGGGGTGGAGGCCGGGCACCTGGTGGCCGACGCGGGCATCCTCGACGGGGCGGCCGTCCTGCGTGGCAGTGACACCTGGACCGACTGCACCATCACCGCGAGCGCCAAGGCCGAGTACACCGGCGCCGGACTCGTCGTGCGCGCCTCGGCCGACGGACGCAACGGCTACGGCGTCACCTTCGACCAGACCGGCGTCGTCACCGTCCAGCGCCTCGCCGCCGGCAAGGACCCCGTCGAGCTCCTCCGCAGCACCCGCACCGACGGCTTCAACAAGACCAAGTACCACACCGTCGTCGTCACCGTGCGTGGTGAGGGCCTGTCCGTCACCCTCGACGGCAGGGACAAGGGCACCGTCACCGACACCGCGTACGCCGCCGGCGGGGTGGGTGTGCGGGCGGTGTCCGCGCAGCGCTCCCTGTGGGACAGCCTCACCGTCACCGCCGCCGACGGCGCCACGCTCCACACCTCCACCTTCGACACCTCCGCCGCCGCGGGCGACTTCCCCGACCGCGCCCCCGTGGACGGCACCCCCGCCCCGGCCGCCGCCGCGGCCCGGCCCGTCGGCTCCACCGACGCGGACGATGTCGTCGACCTCACCGGAAAGCTCGACGGGAGCCACATCTGGCAGGCGCCCGAGGGCCGTTGGCAGATCGACCTGTTCGGCGGCATCCCGCTCGTCGACGACTCCCAGGGCTACAGCCGCAGTTACGTCGACCTGCTCGACGACGAGCCGGTGGAGCTGTTCCTCGACATCGTGCCGGGGGAGTACCACCGCCGCTTCCACCGCTACTTCGGCACCGTCGTCCCCGGGTTCTGGGACGACGAGCCGTTCTTCGCCTCCGCCCAGGCCCACTTCAACCGGCTGCCCTGGTCGCCCACCCTGGAGCGGGCGCTCAGCGACGTCGGCACCACCCCCGGCCTCGCCTACGCGAGCGCCTTCGACGACCTGGGCCGCGACGGCCGGATCGCGCGGGGCCGTTACTGGCAGGCGGTCTCCAACCGCTTCGCGACGTACTTCGAGAAGCAGTCCCGCTGGTACGACAAGCGGGGCGTCGCCCTCATCACCAACCCGCTCTACGACGAGACCTCCCCGGCCAAGCGCATCCCCTCCACCGGCGACCTGCACAAGGTCCACCAGTGGGCGCAGGTGCCCGGCGGTGACATCATCACCGCCGAGTACGTCCTCGGCGAGCAGAACATGATCGCCCGCAGCCCCTCCTCCGTCGCCCACCAGATGGGCCGGGAGCGGGCGTTGCTGGAGATGTTCGGCAACATGGGCTGGCAGGTCACCCCCGCCTTCGTGCACGCGACCGTCGGCGCGCAGGCCACCCGGGGCATCAACCTCACCGTGCTGCACGCACTGTGGACCGACGAGACCCTCGTCTACTTCCCGCCGCCGTTCGGCCCGCGCGCCCCCTGGTGGTGGGCGATGCGCCCGCTCGCCGAGTGGATCGGCCGCGTCATGGAGGTCTCGCGCGGCACCTCCGGGGTGCGCACCGCGCTGCTCCAGCCGCAGCGGGCCGCCGAGCAGACCACCACCGGCACCGACGCCCAGGGCCCCGTCGACTCCGCGCTCACCGACGCCGCGTACGCACTGGAGCGCGCCCAGGTCGACTTCGACCTGCTGCACGAAGGCGCACTCACCGGCGACAAGGCCCTGCTCGCGCACGCCAGGGTGAGCGGCGGCCGGCTCGCCGTGGGCGACGCCCGTTACGACCTGGTGGTGCTGCCGACGACACCCGTCCTGGACGTCGCCGGGGTGTCCCTGCTGCGCGACTTCGTACGGGCCGGCGGCACGGTCGTCGCCGTCGGCTCCCTTCAGGACGAGGAGGCGAACGGCAAGGACCGCTCCCTCACCCACGCCCTGGCCGACCTGTTCGGCGACGGCCTGCCCGGCAGCCGTACCCTCGGCCGCGGGCGCGCGGTCCGCGTCACCGGCACCGACACACTGGGCGCCGCCGCACAGGCCGCCGGTGCCGCCGTCGCCGTACTGGACCCGGCGCGAGAAGCCGTACGGGCGGTGCGCGTGCACCGCGGCAAGGACACCGCGTTCCTGTTCAACAACGAGAGCGGCGAGCGCGTCGAGACCGTCGCCACGCTGCCCGTCACCGGGGCGCCCGAACTGTGGGACCCGGCGACCGGCGAGACCCGCCCGGCGCCGGTGTACCGCGACGGCAAGAGCGGCCTGAAGGTGCCGCTCGCCCTGGAGGCGTACCAGACGGCCGTCGTGGTCGTCCCGCACACCGGGCACACCGTGCCCCACCTCACCGACTCCCCGCTGCCCGTCCTCGGCGTCCAACGGCACGGCACGACGCTGCGGGCGACCGTCGAGGCGACGGCACCGGGGGAGCACCGGCTCACCGGCACCGACGGCCACCGCACCTACCGGGGCACCGTCCGCGTCGACGACGCGCTCGACCCGGTCACCGTCGAGGGCGACTGGACGTTCACCTTCGAGAAGGACGCCGCCACCCCGGTCACCGCGCCGCTCGGCACCTGGACCGACCACGACCGGCTGTTCTCCGGCAGTGGCACCTACGCCAAGGACATCGACCTCACGGCCGCGCAGCTCACCGGACGCCGGGTCCTGCTCGACCTCGGCGACGTGCGCGAGGTCGCCCTCGTCACCGTCAACGGCGAGGAACTGCCCGCGCTGCTGTGGGCGCCGTTCACCGCCGACATCACCGACCAGGTGAAGGCGGGCCGCAACACCGTCACCGTCCGCGTCGCCAACACCCTCTCCAACGAGCGCAACAAGCCGATCCCGTCCGGGCTGCTCGGCCCCGTGGCCGTCCGGTTCGCGCGCCGTGTCACGGCCGAACTACGGCGCGACTGA
- a CDS encoding family 78 glycoside hydrolase catalytic domain, whose protein sequence is MRRPRRLRGHHPAALLAATTAFATVLAGAVTADAATAGAINPTALQTQHLTRALGIDDTTPELSWETTARATGVLQGAYRVQAATSERLLRSGRPDLWDSGKVRSATPEATYAGKKLGSRTRVYWRVMLWSGHGGVTSGWSDPAVFETGLTEQSDWGADWITHPDWRLSTKTLQPVVVKVPRTTARYLRLDVTRLGLPLAENFPDLTWRLQLGEIDVRDSEASATGLAKGAAVTASETNTLRKTWEPALAVDGLPNSALQTAAGYSSAAHTSADVSKAPVTLTLDLKSAKTFDEIALYPRADVLTDDGKVPDFPVDYALSSADDAAGPFTRLAAVTGQKPPEPYLPSGLPLLTDDFALPKHVRSARLYIAGLGVYDATINGEAVGDAVLEPANTTYGDRVQYATYDVTDQLRTGANTIGVALGNGMSNVVSTADRYRKLYGNLSDPKLIARLEVTLADGTTRTVTSGDDWRTTLGPTTSSNWYGGEDYDARREIPHWDEPSGDHQKWRHAVSVGAPGSTAQPAELSARETEPIRVVETLTGKEVDGAEGSRVFDLGRNIAGWPEITVTAPKGTTIRAYPAESLKDGHAFQSISNVGAPLWDSYTSGGGRNETWHPTFSYHGFRYLELKGVPEGAKITVRGKVLRTDNTSAGTFESSDSLINGIHSLIRGAIEGNMMSVLTDCPSREKLGWLEQDQLVFPALAANYDMQSQLRKIVRDMADAQTAEGLVPSTVPEYTSLPGAYRNDSNWGGAFVLVPWQLYTTYGDKETLKTYYPKMRQYADFLKTQVSGGILDYGLGDWFTPDRTFPRAVAGTFGYWRVVDALSRIAGVLGDDDSAAAYRTQADESARALAAKYYDDATGTFGGGGQGAEALALDMGAYPAGEKDRLLAHFTTSVKDAGYHLQLGEISLPSAFRVLSGAGRDDIVEKIATQTTSPSYGYQVLAGNTTLGESWDGGAGQSQNHFMLGAIDSWFTTRVAGLDQTADSVGYRELLIDPAVEGDLTSASGSYRTPYGLARTDWKRDADEFRLTVDVPAGSTAEVHVPLLGGHAHAPKGAHLVRTGDTEAVYRIGSGHWTFRATGLG, encoded by the coding sequence ATGCGCAGACCACGCCGCCTGCGAGGACACCACCCCGCGGCCCTGCTCGCCGCCACCACCGCCTTCGCCACCGTGCTGGCCGGCGCGGTCACCGCCGACGCCGCGACCGCCGGCGCCATCAATCCGACCGCGCTCCAGACCCAGCACCTCACCCGGGCGCTCGGCATCGACGACACCACACCCGAGCTGAGCTGGGAGACCACCGCCCGCGCCACCGGCGTCCTCCAGGGCGCCTACCGCGTCCAGGCCGCCACCTCCGAGCGGCTGCTGCGCAGCGGCCGGCCCGATCTGTGGGACTCCGGCAAGGTCCGCTCGGCCACGCCCGAGGCCACGTACGCGGGCAAGAAGCTCGGCTCCCGCACCCGCGTGTACTGGCGGGTCATGCTCTGGTCGGGGCACGGCGGCGTCACCTCCGGCTGGAGCGACCCCGCCGTCTTCGAGACCGGTCTGACCGAGCAGTCGGACTGGGGCGCCGACTGGATCACCCACCCCGACTGGCGCTTGAGCACGAAGACCCTCCAGCCGGTCGTCGTCAAGGTCCCCCGCACCACGGCCCGTTACCTCCGCCTCGACGTCACCAGGCTGGGACTGCCGCTCGCCGAGAACTTCCCCGACCTCACCTGGCGGCTCCAGCTCGGCGAGATCGACGTCCGTGACTCAGAGGCCTCCGCCACCGGGCTGGCGAAGGGCGCCGCGGTCACCGCCTCCGAGACCAACACCCTCCGCAAGACATGGGAGCCCGCGCTCGCCGTCGACGGGCTGCCCAACAGCGCCCTGCAGACCGCCGCCGGCTACTCCAGCGCCGCACACACCTCCGCCGACGTCTCCAAGGCACCGGTCACCCTCACCCTGGACCTGAAGTCGGCGAAGACCTTCGACGAGATCGCGCTCTACCCGCGCGCCGACGTCCTCACCGACGACGGCAAGGTCCCCGACTTCCCCGTCGACTACGCACTGTCCAGCGCCGACGACGCCGCCGGCCCGTTCACGCGCCTCGCCGCCGTCACCGGACAGAAGCCGCCCGAGCCGTACCTGCCGTCCGGACTCCCGCTGCTCACCGACGACTTCGCCCTCCCCAAGCATGTGCGCAGCGCCCGCCTCTACATCGCCGGGCTCGGCGTCTACGACGCCACGATCAACGGCGAGGCGGTCGGCGACGCCGTCCTGGAACCCGCCAACACCACCTACGGCGACCGCGTCCAGTACGCCACCTACGACGTCACCGACCAGCTCCGCACCGGCGCCAACACCATCGGCGTCGCCCTCGGCAACGGCATGTCCAACGTGGTCAGCACCGCCGACCGCTACCGCAAGCTGTACGGCAACCTCAGCGACCCCAAGCTGATCGCCCGCCTGGAGGTCACCCTGGCCGACGGCACCACCCGCACCGTCACCAGCGGCGACGACTGGCGCACCACGCTCGGACCCACCACCTCCTCCAACTGGTACGGCGGCGAGGACTACGACGCCCGCCGCGAGATCCCGCACTGGGACGAACCGAGCGGGGACCACCAAAAGTGGCGGCACGCGGTCTCCGTAGGCGCCCCCGGCAGCACCGCGCAGCCCGCCGAGCTGAGCGCCCGCGAGACCGAGCCGATCCGCGTCGTCGAAACCCTCACCGGCAAGGAGGTCGACGGCGCCGAGGGCAGCCGGGTCTTCGACCTCGGCCGCAACATCGCCGGCTGGCCCGAGATCACCGTGACCGCGCCCAAGGGCACCACCATCCGCGCCTATCCGGCCGAGAGCCTCAAGGACGGCCACGCCTTCCAGTCGATCAGCAACGTCGGCGCACCGCTGTGGGACAGCTACACCAGCGGCGGCGGCCGGAACGAGACCTGGCACCCCACCTTCAGCTACCACGGCTTCCGCTACCTGGAGCTGAAGGGCGTGCCCGAGGGCGCGAAGATCACCGTACGCGGCAAGGTGCTGCGCACGGACAACACCTCCGCCGGCACCTTCGAGAGCTCGGACTCGCTGATCAACGGCATCCACTCGCTCATCCGCGGGGCGATCGAGGGCAACATGATGAGCGTCCTCACCGACTGCCCCAGCCGCGAGAAACTGGGCTGGCTGGAGCAGGACCAGCTGGTGTTCCCCGCCCTGGCCGCCAACTACGACATGCAGTCCCAACTCCGCAAGATCGTCCGGGACATGGCCGACGCGCAGACCGCGGAGGGGCTGGTTCCCTCCACCGTCCCCGAGTACACCAGCCTGCCCGGCGCCTACCGCAACGACTCCAACTGGGGCGGCGCGTTCGTCCTCGTCCCCTGGCAGCTGTACACCACGTACGGCGACAAGGAGACGCTGAAGACGTACTACCCGAAGATGAGGCAGTACGCCGACTTCCTGAAGACCCAGGTCTCCGGCGGCATCCTCGACTACGGCCTCGGCGACTGGTTCACCCCCGACCGCACCTTCCCGCGCGCGGTGGCCGGCACCTTCGGCTACTGGCGGGTGGTCGACGCGCTCAGCCGCATCGCCGGTGTGCTCGGCGACGACGACTCGGCCGCCGCGTACCGGACGCAGGCCGACGAGAGCGCCCGGGCGCTCGCCGCGAAGTACTACGACGACGCCACCGGCACCTTCGGCGGGGGCGGCCAGGGCGCGGAGGCGCTCGCGCTGGACATGGGCGCCTACCCGGCGGGGGAGAAGGACAGGCTGCTCGCCCACTTCACGACGTCCGTCAAGGACGCGGGCTACCACCTGCAACTCGGCGAGATCTCCCTGCCGTCCGCGTTCCGGGTGCTGTCGGGCGCGGGCCGCGACGACATCGTCGAGAAGATCGCCACACAGACGACCAGCCCCAGCTACGGCTACCAGGTGCTGGCCGGCAACACCACGCTCGGCGAGTCCTGGGACGGCGGCGCGGGCCAGTCGCAGAACCACTTCATGCTCGGCGCCATCGACTCCTGGTTCACCACCCGGGTCGCGGGCCTCGACCAGACGGCGGATTCGGTGGGCTACCGGGAGCTGCTGATCGACCCGGCCGTCGAGGGCGACCTGACGTCCGCGTCCGGCTCGTACCGCACCCCGTACGGCCTCGCCCGCACCGACTGGAAGCGTGACGCCGACGAGTTCCGGCTGACGGTGGACGTCCCGGCGGGCAGCACGGCCGAGGTCCACGTCCCGCTCCTCGGCGGCCACGCACACGCCCCCAAGGGCGCGCACCTGGTGCGTACGGGTGACACGGAGGCGGTGTACCGGATCGGCTCCGGGCACTGGACGTTCCGCGCGACGGGGCTCGGGTAG
- a CDS encoding glycoside hydrolase family 127 protein, whose protein sequence is MPHARREHGTLPQPSRRQVLFAASAATAAVAVSAPTAAAAPPPATASTATGTGVPEHTSPRAPLAPFPLSSVRLLESPFLANMRRTCAYLLFVDTDRLLHTFRLNVGLPSTAEPCGGWEAPTVQLRGHTTGHLLSGLAQAHAGTGDDAYAAKGRALVAALAECQEAAPAAGFHRGYLSAFPESVFDQLEAGGKPWAPYYTLHKIMAGLLDQYQLSGNKQALEVLRAMAAWTDARTAPLSHELMQTVLKVEFGGMNDVLTRLYQVTGDTAHLRTAQRFDHEDLYAPLAAGRDELDGRHANTEIAKVVGTVPSYEATGDARYLTIADTFWTTVVRHHSYAIGGNSNKELFGPPDEIVSRLSEVTCENCNSYNMLKLGRHLFQHRPERTDFMDHYEWTLHNQLLGEQDPDSAHGFVTYYTGLWAGSQREGKGGLGAASGSYSSDYDNFSCDHGTGLETHTKFADTVYFRSRDTRHPALYVNLFIPSRLRWDEQDVTIRQDAGEPSSGRTRLTVTDGDARFALRIRIPSWVADTGRRAVLEVNGHRAPGPRPRPGTYATIERHWRTGDTVELRLPRTPVWRAAPDNPQVRSVSYGPLVLAGEYGGTALATVPAIRPDTLRATSGGSGVTFTALADGDRVSLRPFHEVQHQRYNVYWAVAPEPGRARDVARYPLDEGTGTTATDRTRTFGPANLAGGSSWTTDDGATAVALDGQDGHVVLPAGLPSGLAELTVSVRVRVDALANSARVFDLGYHKETYLFLAATTGAGRARAALKIAGMEGEDVVDAAGPLPVGRWTHVALTLGGGTGVLYVDGEESGRNPAMVVSPLLLGASTRNYLGRSQNSTHPYLHGAVRDFRLHNRTLTAAEVARLATG, encoded by the coding sequence ATGCCGCACGCCCGAAGGGAGCACGGCACCTTGCCGCAACCGTCCCGCAGACAGGTCCTGTTCGCCGCCTCCGCCGCCACGGCCGCCGTCGCCGTGTCGGCACCCACGGCCGCAGCCGCGCCCCCGCCGGCCACCGCGTCGACGGCGACCGGGACCGGCGTCCCGGAGCACACCTCCCCGCGCGCCCCCCTGGCCCCGTTCCCGCTCTCCTCCGTCCGCCTGCTGGAGAGCCCCTTCCTCGCCAACATGCGTCGCACCTGCGCGTATCTGCTCTTCGTCGACACCGACCGGCTGCTGCACACCTTCCGCCTCAACGTGGGGCTGCCCTCGACCGCCGAACCCTGCGGCGGCTGGGAGGCGCCCACCGTCCAGCTCCGCGGCCACACCACCGGCCATCTGCTCAGCGGGCTCGCCCAGGCCCACGCGGGCACCGGCGACGACGCCTACGCGGCCAAGGGGCGCGCCCTGGTTGCCGCGCTCGCCGAGTGCCAGGAGGCCGCCCCGGCCGCCGGGTTCCACCGCGGCTACCTGTCGGCGTTCCCCGAGTCGGTCTTCGACCAGCTGGAGGCCGGCGGCAAGCCCTGGGCCCCGTACTACACCCTGCACAAGATCATGGCCGGGCTGCTCGACCAGTACCAACTCAGCGGCAACAAGCAGGCGTTGGAGGTACTCCGGGCGATGGCGGCCTGGACCGACGCCCGCACCGCCCCGCTCTCCCACGAGCTGATGCAGACGGTGCTCAAGGTCGAGTTCGGCGGCATGAACGACGTCCTCACCCGCCTCTACCAGGTCACCGGTGACACGGCTCATCTGCGCACCGCCCAGCGCTTCGACCACGAGGACCTGTACGCCCCGCTCGCCGCCGGCCGGGACGAGCTCGACGGACGGCACGCCAACACCGAGATCGCCAAGGTGGTCGGCACCGTGCCCAGTTACGAGGCCACCGGCGACGCGCGCTACCTCACCATCGCCGACACCTTCTGGACCACCGTCGTCCGCCACCACTCGTACGCCATCGGCGGCAACTCCAACAAGGAACTCTTCGGCCCGCCCGACGAGATCGTCAGCCGGCTCTCCGAGGTCACCTGCGAGAACTGCAACAGCTACAACATGCTCAAGCTCGGCCGCCATCTCTTCCAACACCGGCCCGAGCGCACCGACTTCATGGACCACTACGAGTGGACCCTGCACAACCAGCTGCTCGGCGAGCAGGACCCCGACTCCGCCCACGGCTTCGTCACCTACTACACCGGACTGTGGGCCGGCTCGCAGCGCGAGGGCAAGGGCGGCCTCGGCGCCGCGTCCGGCAGTTACAGCAGCGACTACGACAACTTCTCCTGCGACCACGGCACTGGCCTGGAGACACACACCAAGTTCGCCGACACCGTCTACTTCCGCTCCCGCGACACCCGCCACCCGGCGCTCTACGTCAACCTGTTCATCCCCTCCCGGCTGCGTTGGGACGAGCAGGACGTGACGATCCGCCAGGACGCGGGCGAACCGAGCAGCGGGCGCACCAGGCTCACCGTCACCGACGGCGACGCCCGCTTCGCGCTGAGGATCCGCATCCCCTCCTGGGTGGCCGACACCGGACGCCGGGCCGTGCTCGAGGTCAACGGCCACCGCGCCCCCGGACCCCGGCCGCGCCCCGGCACGTACGCCACGATCGAACGGCACTGGCGCACCGGCGACACCGTCGAACTGCGCCTGCCGCGCACCCCGGTGTGGCGGGCGGCGCCCGACAACCCGCAGGTGCGGTCGGTGTCGTACGGGCCCCTCGTGCTCGCCGGTGAGTACGGCGGCACCGCCCTCGCCACCGTGCCCGCCATCCGCCCCGACACCCTGCGCGCCACCTCCGGCGGAAGCGGCGTCACGTTCACCGCGCTCGCCGACGGCGACCGTGTCTCGCTGCGCCCGTTCCACGAGGTCCAGCACCAGCGCTACAACGTCTACTGGGCGGTGGCCCCGGAACCCGGCCGCGCACGGGACGTCGCCCGCTACCCGCTCGACGAAGGCACCGGCACCACCGCCACCGACCGCACCCGCACCTTCGGCCCGGCCAATCTGGCGGGCGGTTCCTCATGGACCACGGACGACGGCGCCACCGCCGTGGCCCTCGACGGACAGGACGGCCATGTCGTCCTCCCCGCCGGACTGCCCAGCGGGCTCGCCGAGTTGACCGTGAGCGTCCGGGTCCGCGTCGACGCCCTCGCCAACTCCGCCCGCGTCTTCGACCTCGGCTACCACAAGGAGACCTACCTCTTCCTCGCCGCCACCACCGGCGCCGGACGCGCCCGCGCCGCGCTGAAGATCGCCGGAATGGAGGGCGAGGACGTCGTCGACGCGGCCGGCCCGCTGCCCGTCGGCCGGTGGACCCATGTCGCCCTCACCCTCGGCGGCGGCACCGGTGTGCTGTACGTCGACGGCGAGGAGTCCGGGCGCAACCCCGCCATGGTGGTGTCACCGCTGCTGCTCGGCGCCAGTACCCGCAACTATCTGGGCCGTTCGCAGAACAGCACGCACCCATACCTGCACGGCGCGGTACGGGACTTCCGACTCCACAACCGGACGCTCACCGCCGCCGAGGTGGCCCGGCTCGCCACGGGCTGA
- a CDS encoding LysR family transcriptional regulator, whose amino-acid sequence MEVRTLRYFVAVAEELHFGRAAARLRMTQPPLSRAIRQLEADLGCALLLRSPAGVSLTPAGAVLYEEACALLARVDGMRARVAAAAGTPTLTVGILADSVEQMGPRLAEAYRRRRPEVRVRIREADLADPTAGLRAGRVDVALTRTPFDDTGVSTRVLRSDPVGVVLRTDDPLAGRDRLGPPELAGRRWFRFPDGTDPVWGAYWTRPAGVEPSAHDDGPVVRTVHECVQSVLWDGAVGLTLLGHPLPGGLTAVPLDGMDPSRLVVAWNTGRDTPLIRAFVHLTTDLYREERGRASATAAGGHAGPGA is encoded by the coding sequence ATGGAGGTACGTACGCTGCGCTACTTCGTGGCGGTCGCCGAGGAGTTGCACTTCGGGCGGGCGGCCGCACGGTTGCGTATGACCCAGCCGCCGTTGAGCCGGGCGATCCGGCAGTTGGAGGCGGACCTCGGGTGCGCCCTGCTGCTCCGCTCCCCCGCCGGGGTCTCGCTCACGCCCGCCGGTGCCGTGCTGTACGAGGAGGCGTGCGCGCTGCTCGCGCGGGTCGACGGGATGAGGGCCCGGGTCGCGGCGGCCGCGGGCACCCCCACGCTGACGGTCGGCATCCTCGCCGACAGCGTCGAACAGATGGGCCCCCGGCTGGCCGAGGCGTACCGGCGGCGCCGGCCCGAGGTGCGCGTCCGCATCCGCGAGGCGGACCTCGCCGACCCGACGGCGGGACTGCGGGCCGGGCGCGTCGACGTGGCGCTGACCCGGACGCCGTTCGACGACACCGGTGTCAGCACCCGGGTCCTGCGGTCCGACCCGGTCGGGGTCGTCCTGCGCACGGACGATCCGCTGGCCGGCCGCGACCGTCTCGGCCCGCCCGAGCTGGCCGGGCGCCGCTGGTTCCGGTTCCCCGACGGGACGGACCCGGTGTGGGGGGCCTACTGGACCCGCCCCGCGGGCGTCGAGCCGTCGGCCCACGACGACGGCCCGGTCGTGCGGACGGTCCACGAGTGCGTGCAGTCCGTGCTGTGGGACGGGGCCGTGGGGCTGACCCTGCTCGGCCACCCCCTCCCCGGGGGACTCACCGCCGTGCCGCTGGACGGCATGGACCCGAGCCGGCTGGTCGTCGCCTGGAACACCGGCCGTGACACCCCGCTGATCCGCGCCTTCGTGCACCTCACCACGGACCTGTACCGCGAGGAGCGCGGCCGGGCGTCCGCGACGGCGGCCGGTGGGCACGCGGGACCCGGCGCGTAA
- a CDS encoding transglycosylase family protein encodes MIGHQNSDSVLRRGLRPGGLRTALTLLTTAAALLTVPTAAAAAAPAGLRGPDWDAIAACESSGNWQANTGNGHYGGLQFKQSSWVAAGGLKYAARADLATRTEQIAVARKLAALQGMSAWTCA; translated from the coding sequence ATGATTGGTCATCAGAACTCTGACTCGGTCCTCCGCCGTGGCCTGCGCCCCGGCGGACTCCGTACGGCGCTCACGCTCCTGACGACCGCCGCGGCCCTGCTCACCGTTCCGACGGCGGCCGCGGCAGCCGCCCCCGCCGGGCTGCGGGGCCCCGACTGGGACGCCATCGCCGCGTGCGAGTCCAGCGGAAACTGGCAGGCCAACACGGGCAACGGCCACTACGGCGGACTGCAGTTCAAGCAGTCGAGCTGGGTCGCGGCCGGCGGCCTGAAGTACGCCGCCCGCGCCGACCTGGCCACCCGCACGGAACAAATCGCCGTCGCCCGCAAACTGGCCGCCCTCCAGGGCATGTCGGCGTGGACCTGCGCCTGA